One segment of Bdellovibrionota bacterium DNA contains the following:
- a CDS encoding rhomboid family intramembrane serine protease, with protein MILPFFHGIPTFRSLITWCLLFTNVVFYFSYSEEQNKHEEAMNKIYKDDFYIQGQGNVFAQIIDSYPQESSDLLNSIAYKARIGNSESQLTLGQLAFRSSFFKKYSLKQEFVGDEIQYDYWKETYEKMMRDQKEDPSYIMGLTKTHSSIFSQISYQFAHGGILHLASNLWFLLIFGSFIERLWGSLYFLGFYLFSGIMAAQVFTLLSGASEAPLIGASGSISGLMGLVLVLFWNKKINCFYWVLPKIGYHGFKKFPAWVVLIVWISSDIAGYLGTMEEFGGVAHAAHLGGFGFGALIGVVLRLIQSERNLFASYSQ; from the coding sequence ATGATTCTTCCATTTTTTCATGGTATTCCAACGTTTCGGTCTCTGATAACATGGTGTTTGTTATTTACGAATGTCGTTTTTTATTTTTCCTATTCAGAAGAGCAGAACAAACACGAAGAGGCCATGAATAAAATTTATAAAGATGATTTTTATATTCAAGGACAAGGAAATGTATTTGCACAAATCATTGATAGTTACCCTCAAGAGTCTAGCGACCTATTGAATTCAATTGCTTACAAGGCTAGAATTGGAAATTCAGAGAGTCAATTGACCTTAGGGCAATTGGCATTTAGAAGTTCATTCTTTAAAAAATATTCTTTAAAGCAAGAATTCGTAGGGGATGAAATCCAGTATGATTATTGGAAAGAAACCTATGAAAAAATGATGAGAGATCAAAAAGAAGATCCGTCTTACATTATGGGTCTTACAAAAACCCATTCTTCAATCTTTAGTCAGATTTCTTATCAATTTGCACACGGTGGAATTTTACATTTGGCTTCAAATCTTTGGTTCCTTTTGATTTTTGGAAGTTTTATCGAAAGACTGTGGGGATCACTCTATTTCTTAGGTTTTTATTTGTTCTCAGGAATTATGGCTGCACAGGTATTCACATTGCTCTCTGGTGCATCCGAAGCACCACTCATTGGTGCGAGTGGTTCCATCAGTGGGCTGATGGGGCTTGTGCTCGTCTTATTCTGGAATAAAAAAATCAATTGCTTCTATTGGGTATTACCAAAAATTGGCTACCATGGATTTAAAAAATTTCCAGCGTGGGTGGTGTTGATTGTTTGGATCTCCTCCGACATCGCAGGATATTTGGGAACCATGGAAGAATTTGGAGGTGTGGCACACGCGGCCCACCTCGGAGGATTTGGTTTTGGAGCATTGATCGGAGTCGTCCTAAGACTTATTCAGTCGGAGCGAAACCTCTTCGCATCGTATTCTCAGTAA